One Neisseria sicca genomic region harbors:
- a CDS encoding outer membrane protein assembly factor BamD, whose product MKKILLVVSLSLALGACASNKGTVDKDAQITQDWNVEKLYAEAHDELNSSNYTRAIKLYEILESRFPNGRYAQQAQLDTAYAYYKDDEPEKALAAIDRFQRHHPQHPNMDYALYLKGLVLFNEDQSFLNKLASQDWSDRDPKANRSAYQAFAELVQRYPESKYAADATERMAKLVDALGGNEISVARYYMKRGAYLAAVNRAQKIVERYQNTRYVEESLAMMELAYKKLDKPQLAADTRRVLETNFPQSPFLQHQWQPNDMPWWRYWR is encoded by the coding sequence ATGAAAAAAATTCTTTTAGTAGTTTCGTTAAGTCTGGCACTGGGTGCCTGTGCAAGCAATAAAGGTACGGTCGATAAAGACGCGCAAATCACACAAGATTGGAACGTGGAAAAACTCTATGCCGAAGCGCATGACGAGTTGAACAGCAGCAATTATACGCGAGCCATCAAGTTATACGAAATTTTAGAATCCCGCTTCCCCAACGGCCGCTACGCGCAACAGGCGCAGCTGGACACCGCATACGCCTATTACAAAGACGACGAGCCTGAAAAAGCCCTCGCCGCCATCGACCGCTTCCAGCGCCATCACCCGCAACATCCGAATATGGATTACGCGCTTTACCTCAAAGGCTTGGTTCTGTTCAACGAAGACCAATCCTTCCTCAACAAACTCGCCTCGCAAGACTGGTCCGACCGCGACCCTAAAGCCAACCGCAGCGCATACCAAGCGTTTGCCGAATTGGTACAACGCTATCCGGAGAGCAAATACGCCGCCGACGCAACCGAGCGCATGGCAAAACTGGTGGACGCTTTGGGCGGTAACGAAATCTCCGTTGCCCGCTACTACATGAAACGCGGCGCCTACCTCGCCGCAGTCAACCGCGCCCAAAAAATCGTCGAGCGTTACCAAAATACCCGCTACGTCGAAGAATCGCTCGCTATGATGGAGCTGGCTTACAAAAAACTGGACAAACCCCAACTCGCCGCCGACACCCGCCGCGTCTTGGAAACCAACTTCCCGCAAAGCCCGTTCCTGCAACACCAATGGCAGCCGAACGATATGCCTTGGTGGCGCTACTGGCGTTAA
- the rluD gene encoding 23S rRNA pseudouridine(1911/1915/1917) synthase RluD, which produces MQNTSFDNEADYSDDLDFTSAPEAESCVNLTVPLELAGGRLDAVLAKLMPDYSRSRLTSWIKEGAVIVNDKPAQPKDKMIGGESISVTVLPSEENLAFKPEAMDLDIVYEDDTVIVVNKPAGLVVHPAAGNWTGTLLNGLLAHCPELSQIPRAGIVHRLDKETSGLMVVAKTLPAQNSLVQQLQERTVKRIYRAVANGIVPFDGKIETQIGRDPHNRLKMAVVKFGGKPAVTHVKVLERYLAHSYIECSLETGRTHQIRVHMREANHPLAADPVYGNLRHPCSEPVKEAVKSLGARQALHAYRLSFVHPKTGETVSFEAPIPDDIYHLLSVLRLEAGLDSSLSNEEEWQDKLGTDDDDDWNEDDYDVEVVYVRD; this is translated from the coding sequence ATGCAGAATACTTCCTTTGATAATGAAGCCGATTATAGCGACGATTTAGACTTTACGTCAGCCCCCGAAGCAGAAAGTTGTGTTAATTTGACTGTTCCGCTGGAGCTTGCGGGCGGGCGGCTGGATGCAGTGTTGGCAAAGCTCATGCCTGATTATTCGCGCAGCCGCCTGACATCGTGGATTAAAGAAGGCGCGGTTATTGTAAACGATAAGCCTGCCCAACCCAAAGACAAAATGATAGGCGGGGAATCCATCAGCGTAACGGTACTTCCGAGCGAAGAGAATCTCGCGTTCAAACCCGAAGCGATGGATTTGGATATTGTGTACGAAGACGATACCGTCATTGTCGTCAACAAACCTGCCGGACTGGTCGTCCACCCCGCCGCAGGCAACTGGACGGGGACGCTGCTCAACGGTTTATTGGCGCATTGTCCCGAATTGAGCCAGATTCCGCGCGCGGGCATCGTCCACAGACTAGACAAGGAAACCAGCGGCCTGATGGTGGTCGCCAAAACCCTGCCCGCACAAAATTCCCTCGTGCAACAGCTTCAAGAGCGCACGGTCAAACGCATCTACCGCGCCGTCGCCAACGGCATCGTTCCCTTTGACGGCAAAATCGAAACCCAAATCGGACGCGATCCGCACAACCGCCTGAAAATGGCGGTCGTCAAATTCGGCGGCAAACCTGCCGTGACACACGTCAAAGTGTTGGAACGCTATCTTGCCCACAGCTACATCGAATGCTCGCTCGAAACAGGCAGGACGCACCAAATCCGCGTCCATATGCGCGAAGCCAACCACCCGCTTGCCGCCGACCCCGTTTACGGCAACCTGCGCCATCCGTGCAGCGAACCGGTAAAAGAAGCCGTCAAAAGTCTGGGCGCGCGTCAGGCTTTGCACGCCTACCGCTTAAGTTTCGTCCATCCGAAAACCGGCGAAACCGTCTCTTTTGAAGCCCCGATTCCCGACGATATTTACCACCTGCTCTCCGTCCTGCGCCTCGAAGCAGGCTTGGATTCGTCTTTGAGCAACGAAGAAGAATGGCAGGACAAACTCGGCACGGATGACGACGATGATTGGAACGAAGACGACTACGATGTCGAAGTGGTTTATGTGAGGGATTAA
- the pgeF gene encoding peptidoglycan editing factor PgeF, translating to MKTITETLNLAPQGKNFLTADWPAPANVKTLITTRNGGVSQGVYQSLNLGLHVGDDPDAVRRNREIVQEQVGLPVAYLNQIHSTIVVNAADALGNTPDADASVDNTGKAACAAMTADCLPVLFCDKAGTVVAAAHAGWRGLAGGVLQNTIAAMNVAPVEIMAYLGPAIGADAFEVGQDVFDAFCAPMPEAADAFEDIGGGKYLADIYALARLVLRREGVDMIYGGTHCTVLERDTFFSYRRDGQTGRMVSLIWLAE from the coding sequence ATGAAAACCATCACAGAAACCTTAAACCTCGCCCCGCAAGGCAAAAATTTCCTGACAGCCGATTGGCCTGCGCCCGCCAACGTGAAAACCCTGATTACCACCCGCAACGGCGGCGTGAGCCAAGGCGTGTATCAAAGTTTGAACCTCGGTTTGCACGTCGGCGATGATCCTGACGCCGTGCGCCGCAACCGTGAAATCGTGCAGGAACAGGTCGGGCTGCCCGTTGCCTACCTCAATCAAATCCACAGCACCATCGTCGTCAACGCTGCCGACGCATTGGGCAACACGCCCGACGCAGACGCTTCGGTGGACAACACAGGCAAAGCCGCCTGCGCCGCGATGACTGCCGACTGCCTGCCTGTCTTGTTCTGCGATAAAGCCGGTACGGTCGTCGCTGCCGCACATGCAGGCTGGCGCGGTTTGGCGGGCGGCGTGCTGCAAAACACCATAGCCGCAATGAATGTCGCGCCCGTCGAAATCATGGCATATCTCGGCCCTGCCATCGGCGCGGACGCATTCGAAGTCGGACAAGACGTTTTCGACGCATTTTGTGCCCCCATGCCCGAAGCGGCGGACGCATTCGAAGATATCGGCGGCGGTAAATATCTTGCCGACATCTACGCACTGGCGCGTTTGGTTCTGCGCCGCGAAGGGGTGGACATGATCTACGGCGGCACACACTGCACCGTCTTGGAACGCGACACTTTCTTCTCTTACCGCCGCGACGGACAAACCGGCCGCATGGTCAGCCTGATTTGGTTGGCGGAATAA
- the rbbA gene encoding ribosome-associated ATPase/putative transporter RbbA, with protein sequence MNTVSIQNLSHRYGKTLALDDVSLDIPKGATVGLIGPDGVGKSTLLSLMAGVKVIQDGRVEVLGGDMADKDVRRDLSHRIAFMPQGLGRNLYPTLSVYENIDFHARLFGLDGQERTRQIARLMEATRLAPFSGRAAGKLSGGMKQKLSLCCALVHSPDLLILDEPTTGVDPLSRRQFWALVDDLRREHAGMTVIVATAYIEEAQRFERLLAMDAGRLLENKPTADVLADYGTDVLEEAYVKMLPPEKQQGSGGLDITPFVPDPDAPPAMEALGLTKRFGDFTAVDHVSFTIQKGEIFGFLGSNGCGKSTTMKMLTGLLEATEGDATLLGKPIDAGGLDTKMRVGYMSQAFSLYEELSVRRNLDLHARLYQMGAKGAAAVEEALQQFDLADVADTAPASLPLGIRQRLQLAAACLHHPEVLILDEPTSGVDPAARDMFWRHLLKLSREDKITIFVSTHFMNEAARCDRISFMHKGRVLAVGTPAELAARQNAPDLEEAFVQYLIEAEGGEGGERSSRQEAAHSESDQRELLQNTDGVREQSSHTLPAENPAVGYSAQATYAEGGTDDRYFELSDDLQGKDTGSSETQNGVREQSSHTLRDNPNTDTFKYRFSMIWTFARREAKELLRDKIRLFFAVFGPLIIMASVSWGISFDVRNLKFAVYDRDQTAASRELVEYFEGSRYFLQQPPIQSEAEIDTVLKSSGAILVIDIPSGFGRDLARGLKPEVGFYVDGSMPFNATNIRGYIGSLITAYTKDRIAESGLPVSLKAPAGIEPRFMYNQDFDSINAIAPGVMMLVLMMIPAMMSAVGVVREREIGSIANFYASPAAVAQYLIGKQLPYIAVGMVNFAAMMLMIIYLFGVPLKGSFAGLAVGTLLMVSASTALGLLISCFVRSQLAAIFATAIITMIPAQTYSGFLYPLSTMEGGALIIGKTFPSSWYYTVSVGSFTKGLHTADLLHEYAAIAAFAATSLILACVLLKKQEK encoded by the coding sequence ATGAACACCGTTTCCATCCAAAACCTTTCCCACCGCTACGGCAAGACCCTTGCGCTTGACGATGTGTCGCTGGACATTCCGAAAGGCGCGACGGTCGGTTTGATCGGGCCGGACGGTGTGGGCAAATCGACGCTGCTCTCGCTGATGGCGGGGGTGAAGGTGATTCAGGACGGACGGGTGGAAGTGTTGGGCGGCGATATGGCGGACAAGGACGTGCGGCGGGATTTGTCGCACCGCATCGCCTTTATGCCGCAGGGTTTGGGGCGCAACCTGTATCCTACCTTGTCGGTGTATGAGAATATCGATTTTCACGCGCGGCTGTTTGGTTTGGACGGGCAGGAACGCACGCGGCAGATTGCGCGGCTGATGGAGGCGACCCGCCTTGCGCCGTTTTCCGGCAGGGCGGCGGGCAAGCTATCGGGCGGGATGAAGCAGAAGCTGAGTTTGTGCTGCGCGCTGGTGCACAGCCCGGATTTGCTGATTCTGGACGAACCGACCACGGGCGTGGACCCTTTGTCGCGCCGCCAGTTTTGGGCGTTGGTGGACGATTTGCGGCGGGAACACGCGGGCATGACCGTGATTGTAGCGACCGCCTATATTGAAGAGGCGCAGCGTTTCGAGCGGCTGCTGGCGATGGACGCGGGCAGGCTGCTGGAAAACAAGCCTACCGCCGATGTGCTGGCGGATTACGGCACCGATGTGTTGGAAGAGGCCTACGTCAAAATGCTGCCGCCGGAGAAACAGCAGGGTTCGGGCGGTTTGGACATTACGCCGTTCGTCCCCGATCCCGATGCGCCGCCCGCGATGGAAGCGCTCGGGCTGACCAAGCGTTTCGGCGATTTTACCGCCGTGGACCATGTCAGCTTTACCATTCAAAAAGGCGAAATTTTCGGCTTTCTCGGCAGCAACGGCTGCGGCAAGTCCACCACCATGAAAATGCTGACCGGCCTGTTGGAAGCGACCGAAGGAGACGCCACGCTGTTGGGCAAGCCGATAGACGCGGGCGGCTTGGACACGAAAATGCGCGTCGGCTATATGTCGCAGGCGTTTTCGCTGTATGAAGAACTGAGCGTGCGCCGCAATCTGGATTTGCACGCCAGACTCTACCAGATGGGCGCTAAAGGCGCGGCGGCGGTGGAAGAAGCCCTGCAACAGTTTGATTTGGCGGACGTTGCCGACACCGCGCCCGCATCGCTGCCGTTGGGCATCCGCCAACGCCTGCAACTGGCCGCCGCCTGCCTGCACCACCCCGAAGTGTTGATTTTGGACGAACCGACTTCAGGGGTCGATCCCGCTGCGCGCGATATGTTCTGGCGGCATCTTCTGAAACTCTCCCGCGAAGACAAAATCACCATTTTCGTTTCCACCCACTTTATGAACGAAGCCGCCCGCTGCGACCGCATTTCCTTTATGCACAAAGGCCGCGTGTTGGCGGTGGGCACGCCCGCCGAACTGGCGGCAAGGCAGAATGCGCCGGATTTGGAAGAAGCGTTTGTGCAGTATCTGATTGAAGCGGAAGGTGGGGAAGGTGGGGAAAGGTCGTCCCGCCAGGAGGCTGCGCACTCTGAAAGTGATCAACGCGAGTTGCTCCAAAATACAGACGGCGTGCGTGAACAAAGTTCACACACCCTACCGGCGGAAAATCCGGCCGTAGGGTATTCGGCACAAGCCACGTACGCGGAAGGGGGAACGGATGACAGGTATTTTGAACTTTCAGACGACCTTCAAGGAAAAGATACAGGGTCGTCTGAAACTCAAAACGGCGTGCGTGAACAAAGTTCACACACCTTACGAGACAACCCAAACACTGACACCTTCAAATACCGTTTTTCCATGATTTGGACCTTCGCCCGCCGCGAAGCCAAAGAACTCCTGCGCGACAAAATCCGCCTGTTTTTTGCCGTGTTCGGCCCGTTGATTATCATGGCGTCGGTATCGTGGGGGATTTCGTTTGACGTGCGGAATCTGAAATTCGCCGTTTACGACCGCGACCAAACCGCCGCCAGCCGCGAGCTGGTCGAATATTTCGAAGGTTCGCGCTACTTTCTCCAACAGCCGCCGATACAGTCCGAAGCCGAAATCGACACCGTGCTCAAAAGCTCCGGCGCCATATTGGTCATCGATATTCCGAGCGGTTTCGGGCGCGATTTGGCGCGTGGACTCAAACCCGAAGTCGGTTTTTATGTGGACGGCTCCATGCCGTTTAACGCCACCAATATCCGCGGCTACATCGGCAGCCTGATCACCGCCTACACCAAAGACCGCATCGCCGAAAGCGGGCTGCCCGTTTCGCTCAAAGCCCCCGCCGGCATCGAACCGCGCTTTATGTACAATCAGGATTTCGACAGCATCAACGCCATCGCCCCGGGCGTGATGATGCTGGTGTTGATGATGATACCCGCCATGATGTCGGCGGTCGGCGTGGTGCGCGAACGCGAAATCGGTTCCATCGCCAATTTCTACGCATCGCCCGCCGCCGTGGCGCAATATCTGATCGGCAAACAGCTTCCCTATATCGCCGTCGGCATGGTCAATTTCGCCGCCATGATGCTGATGATTATTTACCTGTTCGGCGTACCGCTCAAAGGCTCGTTTGCCGGACTCGCCGTCGGCACGCTCTTGATGGTGTCCGCCAGCACCGCGCTGGGGCTGCTGATTTCCTGCTTCGTGCGCTCCCAGCTTGCCGCCATCTTCGCCACCGCCATCATCACCATGATACCCGCGCAAACCTATTCCGGCTTTCTCTACCCGCTGTCCACCATGGAAGGCGGCGCGCTGATTATCGGCAAAACCTTCCCGTCGTCGTGGTACTACACCGTCAGCGTCGGCAGCTTCACCAAAGGGCTGCACACCGCCGACCTGCTGCATGAATATGCCGCCATCGCCGCCTTTGCCGCCACCAGCCTGATTCTGGCGTGCGTGTTGTTGAAGAAGCAGGAGAAGTAG
- a CDS encoding MmcQ/YjbR family DNA-binding protein: MNRTTLFDGLAERYGAAAEYPWAKSPDFAVFRHTGNRKWFCLYMPVPSEKLGRGEGGLTEIVNVKCRPEHIGAWRATAGILPAYHMNKEHWLSIVLAQTPAENVWRLIDDSFMLTR, encoded by the coding sequence ATGAACCGAACAACCCTGTTTGACGGACTGGCCGAACGCTACGGCGCGGCGGCGGAATATCCGTGGGCGAAATCCCCCGACTTTGCCGTGTTCCGCCACACGGGCAACCGCAAATGGTTCTGCCTGTATATGCCCGTGCCGTCTGAAAAACTGGGCAGGGGCGAGGGCGGTCTGACGGAAATCGTCAACGTCAAATGCCGCCCCGAACACATCGGCGCATGGCGCGCGACGGCAGGCATCCTGCCCGCCTACCACATGAACAAAGAACACTGGTTGAGTATCGTATTGGCGCAAACGCCCGCAGAAAACGTGTGGCGGCTGATAGACGACAGCTTCATGCTGACGCGCTAG
- a CDS encoding GNAT family N-acetyltransferase, translating into MMTDITLIPVQEHEKDEFIRALQQSFRLAVADDLDDGEEVISREEIEESMNAPKAESYHIVADGEKAGGAVIVVNAETERGSLDLLFMFPQKHGSGLGGKAWRAIERLHPEVRVWETHTPYFEKRNIHFYVNKCGFKIVEFFNPHHPDTTRPQAAGQDEAFEYFFRFEKEMPQQP; encoded by the coding sequence ATGATGACTGACATTACCCTTATCCCCGTTCAAGAACACGAAAAAGACGAGTTTATCCGCGCCTTGCAGCAGTCGTTCAGATTGGCGGTGGCAGACGATTTGGACGACGGAGAAGAAGTTATCAGCCGAGAAGAAATCGAAGAATCCATGAATGCACCCAAAGCAGAGAGCTATCACATTGTTGCCGACGGCGAAAAAGCAGGCGGCGCGGTAATTGTCGTCAATGCCGAAACGGAGCGCGGTTCGTTGGATTTGCTATTTATGTTCCCGCAGAAACACGGGAGCGGCTTGGGCGGGAAAGCGTGGCGTGCGATAGAGCGGCTGCACCCCGAAGTACGCGTGTGGGAAACGCATACGCCGTATTTTGAGAAGCGCAACATCCATTTCTACGTCAATAAATGCGGCTTTAAAATCGTAGAGTTTTTCAATCCGCACCACCCCGATACCACTAGACCGCAAGCAGCGGGGCAAGATGAAGCGTTTGAATATTTCTTCCGTTTTGAAAAAGAAATGCCGCAACAGCCGTAG
- a CDS encoding aspartate/glutamate racemase family protein, translating to MKTIGIIGGMSPESTVLYYQIINRETNCRLGGNRSAKILLDSVDFEEIVRLQKSGDWAAAGNVLAQSARKLEAGGADFLLLATNTMHKVAPAIEQAAGIPLLHVVDATAAAIKRQGLSAVGLLGTRFTMSDGFYTERMGSQGVKTIAPTTAEQDEIHRIIFDELCLNRIRPESARYFYDVIGRLKNEGAQGVILGCTEICLLVNETDSPLPVFDSTAIHAFSAVDAALEE from the coding sequence ATGAAAACCATAGGCATCATCGGCGGCATGAGCCCCGAAAGCACCGTGCTCTACTACCAAATCATCAACCGTGAAACCAACTGCCGCTTGGGCGGCAACCGCAGTGCCAAAATCCTGCTCGACAGCGTGGATTTTGAAGAAATCGTCCGTTTGCAGAAAAGCGGCGATTGGGCGGCGGCGGGAAACGTGTTGGCGCAAAGCGCGCGGAAGCTCGAAGCGGGCGGCGCGGATTTTTTGCTGCTCGCCACCAATACCATGCACAAAGTCGCCCCCGCCATCGAACAGGCGGCCGGCATCCCCTTGCTGCACGTCGTCGATGCGACTGCCGCCGCCATCAAACGTCAGGGCTTGTCCGCCGTCGGCCTGCTCGGCACGCGCTTTACCATGAGCGACGGTTTTTATACAGAGCGGATGGGTTCGCAGGGCGTGAAAACCATAGCTCCGACCACCGCCGAACAAGACGAAATCCACCGCATTATTTTTGACGAACTGTGCCTGAACCGCATCCGCCCCGAATCGGCCCGCTACTTTTACGACGTGATAGGTCGTCTGAAAAACGAAGGCGCGCAGGGCGTGATACTCGGCTGCACTGAAATCTGCCTGCTTGTGAACGAAACCGACAGCCCGCTGCCCGTGTTCGACAGCACCGCCATCCATGCGTTCTCGGCGGTGGATGCGGCGCTGGAGGAATAA
- a CDS encoding phage tail protein, with amino-acid sequence MMSVKPLLLCLLLASPAAFAGNLSCHESPKSTGNPELDAIVTRYECRYTGSLQQAYSAFMKQGYNGEAPYSKTVPSTLPRKNLTLNGKEKMDCGNTENAQPETFEWSFKLRRKNPNHINMEYQSLDCASGTHTDTEFNRNGKTVKIIHKVYSS; translated from the coding sequence ATGATGTCCGTCAAACCTTTACTGCTCTGCCTGCTTCTCGCTTCCCCTGCCGCTTTTGCCGGCAATCTGTCCTGCCATGAAAGCCCGAAATCCACGGGCAACCCCGAACTCGATGCCATCGTGACCCGCTACGAATGCCGTTATACCGGTTCGCTGCAACAAGCCTACTCCGCCTTTATGAAGCAAGGTTACAACGGCGAAGCGCCCTACTCTAAAACCGTTCCTTCCACCCTGCCGCGCAAAAACCTGACTCTGAACGGTAAAGAAAAAATGGACTGCGGCAACACGGAAAACGCACAACCCGAAACCTTTGAATGGTCCTTCAAACTGCGCCGTAAAAATCCCAACCATATCAATATGGAATACCAAAGTTTGGATTGCGCTTCAGGCACTCATACCGATACGGAATTTAACCGCAACGGAAAAACCGTCAAAATTATTCACAAAGTTTACTCCTCATAA